In Penaeus chinensis breed Huanghai No. 1 chromosome 40, ASM1920278v2, whole genome shotgun sequence, one genomic interval encodes:
- the LOC125047003 gene encoding peritrophin-44-like, with protein sequence MRSNTFFVVLALVVALVAAKEDLRSERSVTADNHPYSKLCEKKPDKFICANCKTLVQCVKGQAFTRHCIEDHFCSERTQFGGAVCYPNEPVNCTCVTANTFRVDPYDSQRFFSCKDVGSVPESYKCQDGMVFDEASAQCQTASGLPPCVMAGTFANPSDCTEYYSCISLRSGWLQKSFMCTSDMMYNEQKAACEDPCVYQFVCQQEGRYPDLLNKQNYFECYTLGGVLRQMRYSCPEGYMWEIISPGVGKCVEDHGDRDSDSAFGQCEIPSGFC encoded by the exons ATGAGGTCGAATACATTCTTTGTTGTG CTGGCCTTGGTGGTAGCCCTTGTTGCAGCCAAGGA GGACTTGCGGAGCGAACGCAGTGTTACTGCAGACAACCACCCTTACTCGAAGCTGTGTGAGAAAAAACCTGACAAATTCATTTGCGCCAACTGCAAGACCTTGGTCCAGTGTGTGAAGGGACAGGCCTTCACTCGCCACTGCATTGAGGACCACTTCTGTTCGGAAAGGACCCAGTTTGGCGGTGCTGTCTGCTACCCAAATGAACCTGTAAATTGCACCTGCGTAACGGCCAACACGTTCCGAGTGGACCCCTACGACTCTCAGAGGTTCTTCTCTTGCAAGGATGTGGGCTCCGTCCCCGAGAGCTACAAGTGCCAAGATGGTATGGTGTTCGATGAAGCCTCGGCACAGTGCCAGACGGCAAGTGGCCTGCCTCCATGCGTGATGGCGGGTACCTTTGCCAACCCAAGCGACTGCACTGAATACTACTCGTGCATTAGCCTGCGCAGTGGATGGCTGCAGAAGTCGTTCATGTGCACCAGTGACATGATGTACAACGAACAAAAGGCTGCATGTGAAGATCCCTGCGTGTACCAGTTCGTCTGCCAGCAGGAGGGTCGATACCCTGACCTTCTGAACAAGCAGAATTACTTTGAATGCTACACGCTTGGTGGCGTGTTACGGCAGATGCGTTATAGTTGCCCTGAGGGCTACATGTGGGAGATCATATCTCCAGGTGTGGGCAAGTGTGTGGAGGACCATGGAGATAGAGACTCTGACTCTGCCTTCGGTCAGTGCGAAATTCCTAGCGGCTTCTGTTAA